The Ananas comosus cultivar F153 linkage group 6, ASM154086v1, whole genome shotgun sequence genome segment ACACAAAGATGGATAAAGAGGTGGCTCTTCNaaaaaaaaaaaaaaaaaaactaactattTCCAGCTATTACAGAAGCTCGTTTCCTCCTCGGTGCGGCTTTGAACGAACTAGACCTACTAATGTGAATCTTAAACATGGTCGGGCCCACTTGCGCATTACAAATAggtacaaaataataataaaaaataataataatatttttttttcgtaaaactaatatttttaaagttatttaataaatttatttatccatcttaaaattatttttattaaaaatcctCTTATGCATAGTTATAAaccaatttttttactttctcttcCTAACTTTCAAAATTCGGTATTTACATTCTCAATATCTCAAGTTGTTACATTTAGGTCCCGTCGTCATGGTTCCAtcattattttgttaattttttataatttatactaaaaatatgtttaaaaacaacaaaaataaattaaaaaataatttttttataaaagaagtaagaataaattaattattttgccctttctaTTAACGTCGtatttctttgaaaatttttctgaaattttaagattgcaaaatataaaattttaaaaatcagagagaaaaagtgtgtaatttagcctattaatAAAATCGGGCACAATCAATTGTCCAAAgtttaaactataaatttaggCCCCGTTTCTTATTGGATGTAtgattaaaattagaattattaaTCTCTCGTGATAAGCTAATGCAAAAATGGTATTGGCTCTTTATGTTTCACAAGAAATAaaaagttagttttttttttaaatttttactataataatCTCTCTAAAAGCTTTTACTGTATAACAGTTAGAAAGTTCATATGTTCCAACTTTACatcacatgaaaaaaaaaaaaaaaagaaaaaaaagagaggcctTTTTGAAGAGATTCTTCATTCTCAATGGCAAACTTACAAGTAAATTAGGACATTATTAGTGGAGAATATATTGTGCAAATGTGGATGCTTTGTTGGTTGGCACCAGAAGTGCACGTCAATTGCATGGTCAATCTCAACCCCACATGGGTGGCCATATTTGATAGGCTCCAATAATCATtaatttaaggctaaattacagaaaaatccTCTGTAATAATctgcttttttactttcccctcctgacatttaaaaacctacactttgcctccctgtaaaatgaaaaatgttcacaggagggttacggtgtgtaaaatgaccattttgcccctcgccattgtcgtcttctttcCCATCTTCTCcagccgccccttcgttcggccgcgattccTACCTCAATCGACcacgatttctctccatttccttctccacatGCTCCCCTTCTTCTCCTACACCCTTGCCgtcctcgatttcggcgacagtaggagaaaatcGAGATAGACGACAGTAAAAGAAGGGCAAAGAGggtgaaggcgaggcggcgaaggatggcgaaggggatgtgggtgagggcgaggcagtggaggacggcgaggcggcgaggcggcggcgaggtggcgagccggagggaggcgaagcaacaaggagatggcggaggggtattttcggcataaaaatattttttttaacggatccctaacggaaccctaacggtagggggtgaagtgcagactttttattttacaggggggcaaaatgtaggtttttaaatgtcagggagggaaagtgaaaaatcggattattataagggggttttctgtaattaaGCCTTAATTTAATGGTTGATTCGTTGAGCGCATAGGTTGGTTGTAGCTAATTTGGCTCTTCGAGAAGGCTACGATAGTGATCGTATTTAATTCCCTCAAATGGATAAATGGAGATGCATTTAGGCTATCTTTATCTTCTTTGTATCATTCAGATGTTCTCACTGTTTTAAGAGTTAGAAAGTAGCACGTTCTCATTTCATTCACTACGAAAATAAACTTGGCGAAATAAATAAGACAAATAGATCTCGAAAAGGATTGCAAAGGAAgtgatacaaaaataataaaaatagagcGTAAGGACagaaaaaagatgaaataaaaaaaatctaaaacaaaaACTCGAACTCTAAACACGCACCAATTGAATATACAGTCACACCACTACACCAGAGCTCTCCTAATTTTTTCAATGATGAACATTGGATCTAATTGTTTTGCCTATAAATCACATTATTCCTTTTTCACCAGATTAGCCACCAGCTTGCTGTTGAAATACTCAGTCTCTATGCAGCGGATTGAGCAGGTCCGTCATACTTGTCCATTCTTATGAGGCTTTGAAATCTGTCACACTTATTATATCAAAATTGTCATATAAGACTATACTAGTATGAACCGACAATATATACAATCTATGAAAAAGTGAATGGTTATTATCTCAATTTTAACTGTATTGGAAACACAAGTCTAATTTTCCAACCATCCTCTTTTTATCAGAGTGTTTATTGTAAATATGCGCTTCTTAAGTACAAGCCATAAGAAaacctctttctctttttttttttggtgtgaaTGTGTATATACGCTTACTCTAAATTATCATTTATATTGCTTATTTGATTCTTCGCagctgaaattttaaaatttaatcttatATTGGCATAGTCAAAGAGTcaggaatatataaatatttctaaatcTATCTTTGAATGAATTGCTTATACTTAGAAACAGTAATTGCTTATTTCTTAaaaagagatttaaaatttgttcaTAATATGAACCTGAACATAATAATGAatccaaataaatttttctaatttaaaccttttaattttgctattaaAGATTACATTAATATAAATCtaatttgatttgttttgaatttttaatttggaCAGCCGGAACGGTCTCCCGGTCTTCCAGCGtgctttcttctccttccctcctctctctcgctctctctctctctctctctctctcctcgcaattgacccaaaaaaaaaaacaaaaaaaaatcaaaaggaaaaaacagAGCATAGTTTCTTCGAAATTAATAGATCGGCATCTCGAGATTTCCCAGATTGATCCGTTCATGGCGACGACGCAGTTGTACGGATCCGTGGTGGCGCCGAGGAGGAGCATCGTGCCCTCTAATGGCGATCGCTTCTCGCCCTTGTCGTCTAGGGTTTCGTCCCACATCTCTGCGGGGTTCGGGGGGACGTTCTCTTGCGGCCTTGTCATTAAGAACCCGATCTTTGTCGCCTCAAAGGTTTCGCACCGATTTGTTACAGTTTGATACTATCCTTGCTGCGTGATCTTTTTTGTTTCAGTTTTTActtcaattttgatttttttttaaaaatttttgaccGGCAACGAAAATGGCGTCATCGAAACCCTAAAACTAATAGCTTCGGGGTTTTAGTGGGGGCATCAAAGGGGTGAGGAACAATTTAAAGAGGCATTTGTCTTGAAAATGAGATCCATATGCTAATCACGGTGCATATATCATACGGTTTCTTTCATAAACCCTAATTGTGGATTATTCCAGGACAATGCGCTATGTGTTTCAGTGAAACGAATGCTTTTACTCACCTACTAGCATACATAATGATGATGTCCTTTTGTGTCTCACTGATTCAATACAATTAAAAAAGATCGACTTGAAGGTGATTTCCTTGGTTATGTGGTGTTTGGCCTCTTAGATATGCAAATAGCTAGTTTGTGTAGTATTAGAGTTTAACGACTACACAAAGAGACAATGGCATAAAAAGCATGCTAAGAGTAATTCTATAGTCATTGAGATGAAGATGTTTCCTCTAACAGTAAGGAATATagcctttattttttatttttatgtagtttactctaaatagttaGGAACATACGTCATCTACGTATCCTTTATTACATCATCCTCGTCAAGCACTGGGTATGATGTCTGAGATTGTGTTTGGGGAATGCGTTTAATCAACTTTTGCTTGTCCCATGCGATGATGTTAGTTATGCCGACGATCACTTCTTTCACTGAACAGGGATTAGGATTCGAGAGGAAAGCAATAAAAGGTGTATCTTGCTTCATGCATCACGGAAATATACCAGTGGTGTCTTATTGAGTCCTAATTTGTTATTTATGTGCTTTTTTATTGCAGCCATCAATTTCAATGTCTGTAAAGGGAAATAGTATGAGAGCTCCTGGTTTTGTAGCTAATACTGCTATAAGGTACACAGATGACCAAACTCAGGAGCCCATGGAGTCTAATTTAACTGTGGAGCCAGTTGATGAAAACACAAAGATGGATAAAGAGGTGGCTCTTCCACCAAAGAAGTGTGCAAAAATCCACGATTTTTGCTTAGGCATCCCATTTGGTATGTGTTGCAAATCACACTAAAAGatgatctttatattttttccgGATTTTTGGCGACTGCTTGAGTGCTTGTTATCCTCTagagtttttctctttctctctcccatGCCCCCCCACACCGCCCCCGTTTCTTTTCTTGGTTTCTTCCCTGATGCTCAATTTGTTTGGCAAGCATGCAGGGTATTTTAATTTGATGATTCAAGTTGTTTTATTTGCTTTTCTCCTATCAAATGTGCACAAATATAATACAGTTTTCAGATGATGATGATTCATTCCGTATTTCCTTGTTATGTTATGTGGTAGGAATCACATCTCTTAAAATTAGTTGATGACACAGTAGGTTCGATCAGTGAGAACATCAACGACTTTCCAATTGGAACTACAAATCTCTTACTATGCtacttaaaattttactttgtctGGCATGTTCATGAAATtttggaaaatagaaaaaaaaaaaaggcgaaaAAAAATGCTTAGACGCTGAGACCATGAATTGCATGTAGAACACTCTTTCGGTTGGATTTTATCGTTTCCGTGTAATATCTATAATTCTTGAGGTCAACATGCTAACATGTGAAAATGATAATTGGAAACTGCTTTCAAAATTTCCTTATTGAACATATAGGATCATCTCCTGCTGTTGATAATCATTTCATTGCTATTCATTTTGCTTTCTCCTTGAATTATTCATTGCTATCCATTTAGATGATTGTGATTCATTTGCTTTCTCATGGACTCAACTGAATCAGATACTTGCCTGAAGGTTCTGCTGTGATAATAGTTCTCATATGTTTTACTCTTTCCGCAGGTGGGTTTGTATTTTCTGTGGGGGTAATTGGATTTCTTTTCTGGAGAAGTCCAGCAAGTCTTGTTTTAGGAGTTGCACCTGGGGTGGTTATTATGGCTCTTGGTGTACTTAGCCTGAAGGTTTGGAGGAGGGGAGCATCCAGCTTACCATTCATATTGGTGCAAGCAGGTAGTTTGGATATTTCATAGTAGAATTGATGGTTTTCAATACTAGTTTGTTTAAATTGTGTTTACTTGAATTGATAAGTCCTTGagggttttcttttttagtGGCTTTACTCAAGAGAAACATTTTCAGGAAAGGAAGCTAATTTGTCTGTAATGCGGTTCATACTAGTCCAATTATAGTAGAGAATATATGAAAGAGATATATTCTTAGATATAATATAGTAAGAGGCACATAACTTCCACTTTCCCAAGTTAGATGCAGTCGActtgaaaatttttgttttttctctatGTCGGGCTAGACTTTGTAGATTTTATGAGGCAAGAAGTAGATCAATTGCCATCTTAGGTATGTTATACTGTGTTGATTAACTATTCTGCTGCTGGTGTTGCAGCTGTTGCTCTTGCACTGACTTGGAAGTACTTTCTGGAGTACAACTTGGTAAGTAGTGATATGTCTTAATTGTTATCGGTGTACATACCTATTTCTGTTTTCTAACAAAGTCGTTTCCTATTGAGGCAGACAAAGAAGCTCCTCCCTTGGAGTATTTATGGTTTATTGAGGTACTTTCCTTTTTACTATGATTTGTTTAAATTCAATGGGTCTCCATGAATCCTACCCCATGTATAGATACCATATTTCTTGGACATGATTTTACAGTGCCGCTATGGTTTGCTTCTACTGCTATGTCCTGCTCGCTGGAGGAAATCCGCCACCAAAACAATCGGCAGCAGCTCCACTGTTGTAACCTTCCACGAAGCATTCTCACTGAAACAGTTATGCATGTGAGCATTTCACATGCGGTTTGCATGGATAAACCCTTGCTATTTATGAGTGTCTGAGCTGAAAAATATTTTCCTCGGATATTTAAACCAGAAAATTTAGTTGTGTACTGTTATTCTACTGGACATATATCACACGAGGACACGCAGGCCATATCCTTGAGATTCACAtactacatataaaatataacatttgATCAGAGGCTGTATATTGTGGTTAATATAGTTTTCAAACTGTTGGCAATGCATAATTAACGGAttgttgtaattttattttttctggcAGATTTACTTACACAACATGTTTGTGGAAAAGCTAGTAAATGTATGAAGCAATCTTTGTGTCATTGGAGTTTGTGGTCATGAATCTTGTGAAACAATTTTGAATAATTAACTATTGTTTTCAGCTTGATCTCATTGAATTTAAGATCTAGATCCACTCTGGTGATGGTCGAATTTTCTATACAGAGAATAAAGCTCTATTTATTCCTCCATAGTTATGGATGTAGTTGGTTTGGTTTCTTTTATAAATGTTTAAACAAACCAGAAATTTTCATGGGCAGTTTTCAGctacactatatttatagaaGTTAATCCATGGTTCAAGAATCAAAGTAAATCCTAATGAAAATtacattttgttttctttctcttcctttatcATCAACCGGATATCTTTTTTGTCAAGT includes the following:
- the LOC109711170 gene encoding protein FATTY ACID EXPORT 1, chloroplastic-like isoform X4; this translates as MATTQLYGSVVAPRRSIVPCNGVRFSPLSSRVSSHISAGFGGTFSLGLVIKNPIFVASKPSISMSVKGNSMRAPGFVANTAIRYTDDQTQEPMESNLTVEPVDENTKMDKEVALPPKKCAKIHDFCLGIPFGGFVFSVGVIGFLFWRSPASLVLGVAPGVVIMALGVLSLKVWRRGASSLPFILVQAAVALALTWKYFLEYNLTKKLLPWSIYGLLSAAMVCFYCYVLLAGGNPPPKQSAAAPLL
- the LOC109711170 gene encoding protein FATTY ACID EXPORT 1, chloroplastic-like isoform X2; protein product: MATTQLYGSVVAPRRSIVPCNGVRFSPLSSRVSSHISAGFGGTFSLGLVIKNPIFVASKVSHRFVTPSISMSVKGNSMRAPGFVANTAIRYTDDQTQEPMESNLTVEPVDENTKMDKEVALPPKKCAKIHDFCLGIPFGGFVFSVGVIGFLFWRSPASLVLGVAPGVVIMALGVLSLKVWRRGASSLPFILVQAAVALALTWKYFLEYNLTKKLLPWSIYGLLSAAMVCFYCYVLLAGGNPPPKQSAAAPLL
- the LOC109711170 gene encoding protein FATTY ACID EXPORT 1, chloroplastic-like isoform X3, with product MATTQLYGSVVAPRRSIVPSNGDRFSPLSSRVSSHISAGFGGTFSCGLVIKNPIFVASKPSISMSVKGNSMRAPGFVANTAIRYTDDQTQEPMESNLTVEPVDENTKMDKEVALPPKKCAKIHDFCLGIPFGGFVFSVGVIGFLFWRSPASLVLGVAPGVVIMALGVLSLKVWRRGASSLPFILVQAAVALALTWKYFLEYNLTKKLLPWSIYGLLSAAMVCFYCYVLLAGGNPPPKQSAAAPLL
- the LOC109711170 gene encoding protein FATTY ACID EXPORT 1, chloroplastic-like isoform X1, with product MATTQLYGSVVAPRRSIVPSNGDRFSPLSSRVSSHISAGFGGTFSCGLVIKNPIFVASKVSHRFVTPSISMSVKGNSMRAPGFVANTAIRYTDDQTQEPMESNLTVEPVDENTKMDKEVALPPKKCAKIHDFCLGIPFGGFVFSVGVIGFLFWRSPASLVLGVAPGVVIMALGVLSLKVWRRGASSLPFILVQAAVALALTWKYFLEYNLTKKLLPWSIYGLLSAAMVCFYCYVLLAGGNPPPKQSAAAPLL